From a region of the Candidatus Pantoea bituminis genome:
- a CDS encoding glutathione S-transferase family protein — MLKILGRASSINVRKVLWLCEELDLDYEREEWGDSNKSLHSPEFMALNPNALIPVLKDDDFVLWESNAILRYLVNAYSGEWLYPTQPQARAPVDQWMDWQSTELNTSWRYAFMSLVRNSPAHQDPRLLAAACKGWSHTMNILDQQLQKTGRYVAGRNFTLADIPVGLAVNRWFETPLDHPDYPAVRTYYERLTERHGYTVWGRNGTP; from the coding sequence ATGTTGAAAATTCTTGGACGCGCTTCCTCAATCAACGTGCGCAAAGTTTTATGGCTGTGTGAAGAATTGGATCTTGATTACGAACGCGAAGAGTGGGGCGACAGCAACAAATCGCTGCACTCGCCCGAGTTCATGGCGCTCAATCCCAATGCACTGATTCCGGTACTCAAAGATGATGACTTCGTGCTGTGGGAATCCAACGCCATCCTGCGCTACCTGGTCAACGCTTACAGCGGCGAGTGGCTTTATCCGACACAACCGCAGGCGCGTGCGCCTGTCGATCAGTGGATGGATTGGCAATCCACCGAGCTTAATACGTCCTGGCGCTACGCGTTTATGTCGCTGGTGCGCAATTCGCCTGCCCATCAGGATCCACGCTTGCTGGCAGCCGCGTGTAAAGGCTGGTCGCACACCATGAATATTCTTGATCAGCAGCTACAAAAAACCGGGCGCTACGTCGCAGGGCGTAACTTTACGCTGGCTGATATTCCGGTTGGCCTGGCGGTGAACCGCTGGTTTGAAACCCCATTGGATCATCCCGATTATCCGGCGGTGCGCACCTATTACGAACGGCTGACCGAACGCCACGGCTACACCGTTTGGGGCCGTAACGGTACGCCTTGA
- a CDS encoding aminotransferase-like domain-containing protein, which translates to MSLAPSTDQRLYQQLADNFAEAIHQGTLKPGKRLPAIRRVAQSQQVSVNTVLNAWQLLEDRGLIEARPQSGYYVRSVLPAVTRDAPHKARVRDPSSEKLDLIDKVFAAQNHPDYINISLACPQDSELFPSARIGRITASLLRRNPNMIGRYALPPGSERLREEIARRALHAGQSLTSDEITLTHGCMEALQLALRAVTQPGDCIGLESPTYFFLFPLLASLGLKALEIPTDPQQGLSLDALEMLLQEKRIQALITMPSAQNPLGYCMSLENKKRLAKLVNTYQIPMLEDGLYDELQFDWPLSPAVKAFDQQGWVLYCTSFTKTVAPDFRIGWIAAGRFHDAVARLKAVSSMAESALLSETLAEFLANGGYDHHLRTLRRRYAANLDEARGLIARYFPQGTRATLPRGGFVFWVELPGGVNTTEMFDRLLREQICVTPGALYSLSERYNHALRLSCCYPFDDRYTWAIKRAGAVACELAGLPPGQDQGVPLRPQTV; encoded by the coding sequence GTGTCCCTTGCGCCATCAACCGATCAACGCCTTTATCAGCAGCTAGCAGATAACTTTGCTGAGGCGATCCATCAAGGTACGCTGAAGCCTGGCAAACGCCTTCCCGCTATTCGTCGGGTAGCCCAATCGCAGCAGGTTAGCGTTAATACAGTGCTCAATGCCTGGCAACTGTTGGAAGATCGCGGCTTAATCGAGGCGCGTCCCCAATCAGGTTATTATGTCCGAAGCGTTTTACCGGCGGTGACGCGCGACGCGCCCCATAAAGCGCGCGTCAGAGATCCCAGCAGTGAAAAACTGGACCTTATCGATAAAGTATTTGCTGCGCAAAATCACCCTGATTACATCAATATTTCGCTGGCTTGCCCGCAAGATAGCGAGCTGTTTCCCTCGGCGCGTATTGGCCGCATTACCGCTTCATTATTACGTCGAAATCCCAACATGATTGGGCGCTATGCGCTTCCGCCTGGTAGTGAGCGCTTACGGGAGGAGATTGCGCGGCGCGCTTTGCATGCCGGGCAATCTTTGACTTCTGATGAGATCACGCTGACGCACGGTTGCATGGAGGCGTTGCAGCTGGCCTTACGTGCGGTAACTCAACCGGGCGACTGTATTGGGCTGGAGTCACCGACTTACTTTTTCCTGTTTCCGCTGCTGGCGTCGCTGGGCCTGAAGGCGCTGGAGATTCCTACCGATCCGCAGCAAGGCTTATCGCTGGATGCGCTGGAAATGCTGCTGCAGGAGAAGCGTATCCAGGCGCTGATTACCATGCCGAGTGCGCAGAATCCGCTGGGTTACTGCATGTCGCTGGAGAATAAGAAGCGACTTGCGAAGTTAGTGAATACTTACCAGATTCCCATGCTGGAAGATGGCCTGTATGACGAATTGCAGTTTGACTGGCCGCTCTCACCTGCCGTGAAAGCCTTTGATCAGCAGGGTTGGGTGCTTTACTGCACCAGCTTTACCAAAACCGTGGCACCCGATTTTCGCATTGGTTGGATTGCTGCCGGGCGCTTTCATGATGCGGTGGCGCGACTCAAAGCGGTTTCTTCTATGGCTGAGTCGGCGCTGCTGTCTGAAACCCTGGCGGAATTTTTAGCTAACGGCGGTTACGATCATCATCTTCGTACGTTACGCCGTCGTTATGCCGCGAATCTGGATGAAGCGCGAGGATTGATTGCGCGTTACTTCCCGCAAGGCACGCGCGCGACGTTGCCGCGCGGTGGTTTTGTATTTTGGGTCGAATTGCCGGGTGGAGTGAATACTACCGAAATGTTTGATCGCCTGCTGCGTGAGCAAATTTGCGTCACGCCCGGCGCGCTCTACTCTTTGAGTGAACGCTATAACCATGCGTTGCGCCTCTCCTGTTGTTACCCGTTTGATGACCGCTATACCTGGGCTATCAAGCGGGCTGGCGCGGTGGCTTGCGAACTGGCGGGTTTGCCGCCAGGTCAGGATCAAGGCGTACCGTTACGGCCCCAAACGGTGTAG
- a CDS encoding PhzF family phenazine biosynthesis protein: MKVAFKQVDVFTSSAFNGNPLAVIMDAQGLSDEQLAAIARWTNLSETTFVLPPQDAQADYRVRIFTVEGELPFAGHPTLGTAHALLEAGWPTKTPGEIVQECGVGNVTVKIDAGGALAFAAPAATLTPYNDALMSSALNSDAFDHTHSATVADMGIRWLLIPMISADAVLAIQPDVSDMQRLKKHAGVNGVMVFGRLPEGEAEQYEVRGLLVENGSLTEDPITGSANACLARYFAAQGQISAYRVRQGTAIQRAGRVQVDFDGENIWIGGNTVTVIDGTIQL, encoded by the coding sequence ATGAAGGTCGCGTTTAAGCAAGTAGATGTGTTTACTTCGTCAGCATTTAACGGTAATCCGCTGGCTGTGATCATGGATGCACAGGGATTGAGTGATGAACAGCTGGCCGCGATTGCGCGCTGGACGAATTTGTCAGAAACCACCTTTGTGCTGCCACCACAAGATGCGCAGGCGGATTATCGCGTGCGCATTTTTACCGTTGAAGGCGAGCTGCCGTTTGCTGGACATCCCACGCTGGGCACCGCTCATGCGCTGCTTGAAGCGGGTTGGCCGACTAAAACGCCAGGAGAGATTGTACAGGAGTGCGGGGTGGGTAACGTCACGGTGAAAATCGATGCCGGCGGTGCGCTGGCCTTTGCGGCACCGGCTGCAACCTTAACGCCCTATAACGATGCCTTGATGAGCAGTGCCTTAAACAGCGACGCGTTCGATCATACGCACAGCGCCACGGTGGCAGACATGGGAATTCGCTGGTTGTTGATTCCGATGATCAGCGCCGACGCGGTGTTGGCAATCCAACCTGACGTCAGCGATATGCAGCGCTTGAAGAAACATGCTGGCGTAAATGGCGTGATGGTGTTTGGTCGCCTGCCAGAAGGCGAAGCGGAGCAGTATGAAGTACGCGGATTACTGGTAGAAAACGGCAGCCTGACAGAAGATCCGATCACCGGCAGCGCTAACGCCTGCCTGGCGCGTTACTTTGCCGCGCAAGGCCAAATCAGCGCGTATCGTGTACGTCAGGGCACCGCCATTCAGCGTGCAGGCCGTGTGCAAGTCGATTTCGACGGCGAAAATATTTGGATTGGTGGTAACACCGTTACGGTTATCGACGGCACGATTCAGTTATAA
- a CDS encoding LysR family transcriptional regulator, which produces MDKIHAMQVFVRVAEMGSFTRAAESLGLPKGSVSRQLQALENQMGTRLLHRTTRRVQLTQDGLVYYDRCLDMLSILDDMDSLFQHDPATLSGKLRVDMSVAMATGFVLPRLPEFLQHYPGIELELSSSDRQVDVVREGFDCVIRVGELKDSGLIARKIGSYSLINCASPGYLSRFGMPIRLEELSQHAMVHYTQQLGQPSPGFEYFDGKLTHFVKTGGVVTVNSTETYRAACLAGLGIIQVPAIGIQKLLESGELVEVLHHFPAKPMPIHLLYPHRRNVARRVRVFMEWLSQVLQEYVT; this is translated from the coding sequence ATGGATAAAATTCACGCAATGCAGGTGTTCGTCCGGGTTGCCGAAATGGGCAGTTTTACCCGAGCTGCAGAAAGTTTAGGTCTTCCTAAGGGCAGCGTGTCGCGGCAGTTACAGGCGCTGGAAAATCAGATGGGAACGCGGCTATTGCATCGCACCACGCGTCGCGTGCAACTGACTCAAGATGGGCTGGTTTATTACGATCGCTGCTTGGACATGCTGTCGATCTTGGATGATATGGACAGCCTGTTTCAACACGATCCCGCCACCCTAAGCGGCAAGCTGCGCGTGGATATGTCGGTGGCGATGGCAACCGGTTTTGTCCTGCCGCGCTTGCCGGAATTTTTGCAGCACTATCCCGGTATCGAATTAGAACTCAGCAGCAGCGATCGCCAGGTTGATGTGGTTCGGGAAGGGTTTGATTGCGTGATTCGCGTTGGCGAACTGAAAGATTCAGGCTTGATTGCCCGTAAGATCGGCAGCTACAGCTTGATCAACTGCGCAAGTCCTGGCTACCTTTCGCGCTTTGGTATGCCGATTCGCCTGGAAGAATTATCGCAACATGCGATGGTGCATTACACCCAACAGCTCGGCCAACCTTCACCCGGTTTTGAGTATTTCGATGGCAAACTGACGCATTTCGTCAAGACTGGCGGCGTGGTGACGGTGAACAGCACCGAAACGTATCGCGCTGCCTGCCTGGCGGGTTTGGGCATTATTCAGGTGCCGGCGATTGGCATTCAAAAACTGCTGGAGTCGGGTGAGCTGGTTGAAGTACTGCACCATTTTCCGGCGAAACCGATGCCTATCCATCTGCTCTACCCACATCGGCGCAACGTAGCACGGCGTG
- a CDS encoding LysE family translocator, translating to MLDPSFFSYVTVMSITPGPNNLLLATSGVNFGMRRTLPMVFGIMIGCAVQTAIAGMALELLLHWMATIRLPLTLVGCAYLLWLSWKLFRAGAPELRAKPQPMSLLGGACFQAINPKAWLMASNVALLYSTSSGVLTVMIGFMLLNLPCILVWAALGDRLRSHLQIEWKRRLFNSLMALSLVATTAWMLVDALAA from the coding sequence ATGCTCGATCCCTCTTTTTTCAGTTATGTCACCGTTATGTCCATTACGCCTGGCCCCAATAACCTGTTGCTTGCAACATCAGGTGTCAATTTTGGTATGCGGCGTACCTTGCCCATGGTGTTTGGCATTATGATTGGTTGTGCGGTGCAAACGGCGATTGCGGGCATGGCACTGGAACTCTTGCTGCACTGGATGGCGACGATTCGCCTGCCGCTAACGCTGGTGGGATGTGCCTATTTACTGTGGCTATCGTGGAAGCTGTTTCGGGCAGGCGCGCCGGAATTGCGGGCTAAGCCGCAGCCGATGTCGCTGTTAGGCGGTGCCTGTTTTCAGGCAATTAACCCTAAAGCCTGGCTAATGGCGAGTAACGTCGCGCTGCTTTACAGCACCAGCAGCGGCGTACTGACGGTAATGATCGGTTTTATGCTGCTTAATTTGCCGTGCATTTTAGTCTGGGCGGCATTGGGTGATCGGCTGCGCAGCCACCTGCAAATTGAGTGGAAGCGCCGCCTGTTTAACAGTTTGATGGCGCTGTCGCTGGTTGCAACGACAGCGTGGATGCTGGTGGATGCACTCGCTGCTTAA